The DNA region TGGTAAGGAATAATCCTTACAATGATGGCCTGTGCTAACTGAAAACAGGTGCCGCCATGCCAAGCATTCGTGAAGAAGCCACCCTCACTTCAAAGGGGCAGATTACCTTGCCGAAGTCGATCCGGCAGGCTTTGGGCGTGACCGCGGGCGCCAAGATCTCCTTCGAGCTGCGGGGCGATAAAGTGATCGTCACCCGTGGTACTCATGCAGAACACGAGGACCCGGCCATAGGGGCTTTTCTTGCAGTGCTGGAGGCTGATATTCGCCAGGGCTCGCATGTTGGCGCCCTGCCGGAGGATCTCGCCCAGGCCATGCTGGCCAATTTGGGGCACGAAGTAGACCTGGATGAGGACATTAAGGGCGCGGTCAGTCTTTAATGCGGCGCCACGGCTGGATACTCTTGTTTCACGACTGCATCGTGAAGCAGTTGCAGAAAGTGTATGAGGCCAGCGAGCGGGCACGGCGCAAGGATCCGGAGGGCTACCAGGGCAATGCCAACGTCCGGCTGTTCCGGGCGCTGACGCACCTGATGCTGGAGGCTATTCCTTCTGAACCGGGGCGTGATGAATATCGCCAGGGCAACACGTTGGGCCCGGCATTTCGTCACTGGCGACGAGCCAAGGTTGGAAGGCGTTTCCGGCTATTCTACCGATACGATTCCAGGTCCAGAACAATCGTGTTCGCCTGGGTCAATGACCAGCAGTCCCTGCGCGCGGTTGGCAGCAAGTCCGATCCGTATGCGGTATTCCGGAAGATGCTCATGCGCGGCAATCCCCCTGATGATTGGAAAACGCTTGTGGAAGCGAGTCGGGCCGATTGGAAAATGTAGTGTTAAAACTACAGTTGTGTTATGCTTGAAATCAAGCAAACAGCCACGTTTCGAAAGTGGGAACGCAAGCTTCGCGATCAACGGGCCAAAGCACTGATTGCGGCACGTATTTTCCGATTAGCCAATGGGTTGCGCGGCGACGTAGGGCCTGTTGGCGAGGGGGGCAGTGAGCTGCGTATCCACTATGGTCCTGGCTACAGAGTCTATTTCAAAGAAATTGGCATGGAGATCGTCATTCTCTTGTGCGGTGGTGACAAGAGCACGCAGCAGCGCGATATTGAGACCGCTCGGCGGCTTGCAGCAGATTGGGATGTGTCATGGGTGAAAGAATATATGATTACGATCCGGCTGCTGCACTCGATAGTGAAGAGGCAATTTCTGTTTTTCTGGCAGATGCGCTGGAAACCGGTGACTCTGCGTATGTCGCCAAGGCATTGGGCATTGTCGCACGCGCGAAGGGCATGTCGGAACTGGCCCGGGAAACCGGACTGTCTCGTGAACAGTTGTATCGCTCTTTCAGCGAGCGAGGCAACCCTACACTGAAAACGCTCTTGGCTGTTACCCGCGCGTTGGGTGTCGACTTGACAGCACGGCCACACGGATCGACCGCGGTGTGCGAGCGTAGTCCGGGCCGATTGGAGTGAGCCGTGGTGCAGTTTGTCGTCCGGAATCTCGATCAGGACATATGCCACTCCAAACGTACCTCACATCGAAGACCAGACTTGACTGTGCCGGTGGTTGATCCCTGGCAGTTTGGATGAGCCGCGGTACAGGCAAGCAGCACTCGTGAACTTGAAGGAAGCCAACCAGGCCTACCGCGCCAGCCAGTACGGCGCGGCCATGCGCTCCTACCTGGAGGCGCTGGTCGCTAGCCCCGGGCTGGCCAGTGTGCTGCGCCAGAATATCCAGATGACCCGGCGCAAATACCTGGCCAGCGTGGCCGATGGGCCATTGCGAGTGGTGGTATGCGGCTGGAGCCTGACGCACAATGCGGCTGGACGGGCGCACTTGCTGGCCAGGCTCTATGGGGAGTTTGCCGAGGTGGAACTGGTCGGGGCGCTGTTTCCCAAGTATGGCGACGGGGTCTGGCCGCCGATTGCCGAGGGGGATATCGAGCCGTTCGTGTTTCGGGCCGATGATCAGCGCCGGTTTGTGGAACAGGCCATGGCGCTGGTGGCCGAGCATCCCTGCCAGGTGGTGCATCTTTCCAAGCCGCGCATGCCCAATATGCTGTTTGGCCTGCTCTACAAGCTGATCTGGGGCGCTCGGGTGATTGTCGATGTGGACGACAATGAACTGGCGTTTCGGCGTGGTGGCTTGAAAGGGGAGATGGATCTGGACCCGGCCACAATCGCGGCCCTGCCTTATCCGGATCGGCTTGCCGGTCCGAAGTGGACGGATGTGGCGGTCAGGCTCGTCTCCCTGTTTGATGGCGTGACGGTGTCCAACCCGGTGCTTGAGGGCTGGTATGGCGGCACGGTGATTCGGCATGCGCGTTGCGAGCGGGAGTTTGATCCTGCGCGGGTTGATCGTTTGGCCGTTCGCAAGAAATACGGTTTGCCGGACGGGCAGCGGATCGTGCTGTTTCTGGGCACGCCGCGGCCGCACAAGGGGTTGGTGGAAACCGCCCAGGCATTGGCTCGCCTGGGACGTGATGATGTAATGATGCTGGTGGTGGGCAGCTTTGATGCCGATGCCCGGACGGTTCAGCGGCAGTTGAACGGTGTGTCCGGGGTCGAGATTCGATTTCTGGATGACCAGCCGCTCTCGGCCGCGCCGGAACTGGTCGCTTGTGCCGATGTCTGCTTGGCGCTACAGCATCCCGACAGTGACGTGACCAACGCGCAGGTGCCGGCCAAGCTGAGCGATGCGCTGGCCATGGGCCGTCCGGCGCTGGTGGTGCGCAATCCGGCGTTTGCGGATTTGCCGCTGGATGAGGTTGCCTTGTTTACTGACCTTTCCGATCTCGACCAGGTGCTGGATCGGGCCTTGTCGGATGAGTGGCAGAACGATGAGCGGCGGGCGCGGATTCGCCAGGTGTTTCTGGACGAGTTTTCCATCTCGGTCAATACCCGGCGGCTGCGCCAGGTGGTGGCGTCCTTGCCGGACGAGGACGATCCGCGGCTTCAGAATTACGCACGTCGCATCCTGCCGCATTTCCCGCATTTTCCAGAGGGCCTGCTGGGGCCGCAGGCCGCGCCCAGGCGCCAGCCCGAAGGCGAAGGGATTGCCGCGGGCCGACTGGATGAGATCCTGGACCAGGACAGCCGCGAGGGGCTGGCGCAGGCGCTCGAAGACAGTGACCGCAGTATTGCCGAGGCCGAGCAGCATCTGGCCGAAAGTGGCGTGAAGCCGCTGGTATCGATCATCATGCCCACCCACAACCGGGCGGCGATGATTGCCGAGGCCATTCAGAGCGTGCTTGAGCAGTCCTGGGCGCACTGGGAGCTGTTGGTCTGTGATGATGCCAGCACGGATGCCACGGCTGAAGTGGTGGCGCAGTTCGACGACCCGCGCATTCAGTATCTCAAGCTGGAAAAACAGGGTGCGGCGGCGGCGCGCAACCGCGGGCTGGAACTGGCCCGCGGCGAGTTCATTGCCTATCTCGACAGCGACAACATGTGGCGGCCGGGGTACCTGGCGCGCATGCTGTGGGCGCTGATCGAGCAGCCGGGGCGTAGCTGTGCCTATGCCGATTTTCTTGATTACCGGGTGGATCGACACGGCGGCATTCGAATCAAGTCTTTTCGACGGCCGGCATTTGATCATGAACGATTGCTCGACAAGAACTACATCGATCTCAATTCGTTCATGCACCGGCGCGAGCTCTATGACTGCTTCGGCGGGTTTACCGAGTCGCTGCCGCGCCGGCAGGACTATGACCTGATCATCAAGTACACCTGGCTGCGCGATCCGCTGCATGTGACCGATATCGTCACGCTGTATCAGCGCAACGAGAACCTCGAACAACTGACGGTGACCGCCAAGCATCAGAATCCGCTGGTCGAGCGCATTGTCGATGCCAATGTGGCCGGCTACCTGGCCGACGGCCTGCCACCGGCCGGTGATCCTGCCGTGCAGCGGGTGACGGTGATTTCCTGGGACATGTCGCGCAACCACTTTTCCAAGGCCTTCGCCGTGGCCGAGGCGCTGTCGCGCGACTATGACGTGCAACTGGTGTCGTTCCGGTTTTTCGAGGAAGAGATCTTTCCGCCGCTGGCAGGCGTCAAGCCGCCGTTCGAGACGGTGTATCTGCCCGGGCGCGAGTTTCCGGACTTTTTCGATGCCATGCGCCGTGCGCTGGCTCGGATCAGCGGCGATGTAATCTACGTGGTCAAGCCGCGCCTGCCCAGTCTTGGCCTGGCGCTGCTGGCCCGGCATGTGTATGGCACGCCGATTGTGCTGGAGATCAATGATCTCGAATCGGTGGTGCAGGCGCCGGGCCGGGATCGCGCCGAGGAGGCCATGCCGCTGGATCAGGCCCGGGCCGATGATCCGCAACTGGACAACCCCTACAGCCATCGCTGGTCGCTGTTGATGGAGTGGGCGGGCAAGCAGTTGCCGGTATTGACTACGCACAATCGCAATATCGACGCGCATTTCGGTCATCGCTGCCTGTACATGCGCAACCCCAAGGACGAGCGCGTGTACGATCCGGCCCGCTGGGATCGCGACGCCATTCGGCGCGACCTGGGGTTTTCCCGGTCCGATCGGGTGATTCTGTTCGGCGGGCTGATTCGCAAGCACAAGGGCATTTACGAACTGGTCGAACTGGTCAAGCGCCTGGGTGATGCGCGCTACAAGCTGTTGTTTGTCGGCTCGCGCATTTCGCCGGATCAGAAGCGGCTGGTGGCCGAGCATGGTGATCGCATAACCGTGCTGCCGCCGCAGGACCGTGAGGCGATGGCGCGCATCAACCTGGCCGCCGACCTGGTGGTGCTTTGGCTCAATCCCGACGTGCCGGCCAGCCACTACCAGATGCCCTACAAAGCCACCGATGCCCTGGCCATGGGGGCGAGCATCGTTGCCAACGATATTTCCGACCTGGGCGAGCTGGCCCGGCAGGGTTATCTGCACTTGGCGCCGTTTGGCGACTGGGCGGCCATCGAGCAGGCCATTCGTCGCGTTTTTGCCGACCGCAGGCAGCGCCGGGCCATGCAGGAAGCCGGGCAGCGACTGTTCAGGCGGCAGTTTTCCTATGCCGCCATGCGCTCCGGTTTCGAGCTGGCCGCGCGCCGGGCATTGCACGAAAACCCCGAACAGGAGGAAGTATCTGAGGCGTTCTACGACTTCTTTGCTAACTTCTATCGCCAACGATGCCTGGTTGATGAGGACTTCGCGTTGCCGGGGAATGTCGCCGGCGAACTGGCCGAAGCGATCGCAACGCCGAGCCTGGACGAGCTGGATGAACCGGAGACCCTGGCCAATTTGCCCGAAGACGGTGTGGTGGCCGTTCTCCCCGCCGTGCATCGCGGGCGCGGTCTGGCCACCGCGCGGCGGCTGGTCGCCCGCGCCGGGCATCGGCTCAAGGTCTTGATGGTGCCGGTGGCATCGGAAAGTGAAGCGGTTGAGGTTGTCGATAAAGCCGTCTCGATTCTGCCGTTTCACTATTTGCTGGTCGTGGGGGAGGGGGGTTTCACGGGCGTCGACTGGCTGAAAAAGGCGCTGGCGGTGGGCGAGGGCGGTGATGGGCAGGTGCTGGCGCTCAATGGTGGGCAGGCGCCGGGGGAGTGTTCATCGTGTGTGATGCTTGGGCGTGCCTGGCTGGAGCAGCTGGAGGAAAGCATTTCGCAAGCCGAGAATCTGGCTGGGTGGATTTCGGGTGTGCAGCAGCGTGGTGCCGAAGACGGGGTGTTGGCGCAGGTGCCCGAGGCGGTGGTTTATGACCTGGCCGCTGCCGAGCAGGAGCTTGCCCGTTTCGAGCCCGAACAGACCGATTATTCGCCGGCGGTGGGTTGGTTTGAGCGATTGCGGGCCGCTGTGTGGCGCTTGTTGGGGTTGGAGCGCGGATCCGAGGTCCCGGATATCGGCTTGCGCCGATTCCGGGACGACATGACTCAGTCGGAGGCGCTGGCTACCGGGCCGCGTCGCTTTCGGGGCGACATGACTGAATCGGAGGCGTCGGATGCCGGTTTGCGTCGGTTCCGGGACGACAGGAATCAATCGGAGCCGGCGGGTGATGGCGCGCACCGGTTCCGGGACGGCGGGAGTGAATCGGAGGTTTCGGGTGCCGGCGGGGGGCGATTGCGAGACGGCATTGAGGTGATCGACGCTGAACAGTTGCGCCGGCTTGAGCGCGGCAGCGCCGACGACGTGGTGGTGATCATGCCGTCGATTAACCGCCGCCGCGCCATCGCCACGGCCCGCCACCTGGCCCAGCGCGCCGGCATGCCGGTGCGCATCGTGGTGGTGCTCGACAACCGGCGCCGTGGTTTTGTCGATACCCTGAATCGTACTGCCAGAAGGATTACCGCGCGCTACCTGGTTTACCTGGCCGAGGATGCCGTGGCCGGGCAGGATTGGCTGAAGATTTCCCATGATGAGCTTGAGGGCAGCGGAAAAGGCCTGCTGGCCTTCAATTGCGGAAAGTGGCACGGGCGCATTGCTGCCTTTGGAATGGTGCGCACGGAATGGGTAAGAAAATGCTATGGAAATCAAGTATTTCATGGTGGCTATCGTGCGCACAGGGCCGATAATGAACTGACTGTTATCGCCCGGGCTACCGACGAGTTTGTATACTGTCCTCAGGCCTTGCTTCTGGAGAACGATCCCGGAAAGCTGGTGTTGGACCAGGGTGTGGAGCAGTCGCACGCGGCCGATCGACGCCTGTTCCGTCAACGGTTCTCCAGGGCGTTTGACGGCCTGGCTGAGGCCGAAAGGCTGGCGGTGCTGGAAGCAGAGTACATCGATCCGGATCGTTCTCGCCTTCAATCAAATCATTGCCGGGTAAATACTTAAGGAGTCAGGGGCATGAAAATTCGGATAATTCTGTTTGCGGCTTTGTTGAGTCCGGCTGCTGCCGCTCTGGGCAATACGATTCTTGTGCCTTCTCAACAGCCCACGATTCAGGCTGGGATTGATGCAGCATCTGACGGAGATACAGTGCTGATTGCCGCGGGGTCGTACACCCCGGGACTGCTGGAGGTCAATGGGAAATCGATTACGCTGCGAGGTGATGGCGGATCCTCGGCGGTTATTCTGGATGGAGGAGGGCAGAATTCCCTGCTGGAAATACTTCATGTGCCCGCACCCGGCGTAACCATAGAGGGCATTACATTTCAAAACGGCCAGGCTGTGCAGACGCGGGAAGGTGGCTGTATGGTCATCTTGAACTCCACTGCTGAGGTTAAAGATAGCCGGTTCGAAGGTTGTGAGACTGACCCTCTCAATCAGAGCAATTCCGGTGGGGCCATCAAGATCAGCAATGGCAGCACTGCACGGCTGGAAGGTAACCATTTCGAAGATAACCGCAGCTATTCACAGGGCGGGGCGGTGCATTACCTGAATTCGACAGGTGAGGTGATCGATAACACTTTTGTCAGCAATGTGAGCCAGGGAGGCGAAGTGTCTGGAGGCGGTGGCCTCAAGGTGACAAATCTTGCAGGCTCACCCATTGAAGTGCGCGGCAACACGTTTACGGATAATGAGGCGAGTTTCGCTGGAGGCGCAATCAGTATTTTCGACGGAGATGCCGAAATAGTCTCCAACGAATTACTGAACAACGGTAATGCCCGGTTTGGTGGGGCACTACATTTCGAGACAGGTCCTGTGGCTCGAATCCTTGAGTTGCACAACAATTTATTTTCAGGCAACTATGCGGTGGATCGTGATGATCCAGAACTGACGACCGATTTCGAGCAGGTCTCTGGCGGTGCGGCCCATATCAATTTCATTGGCGGATCGTCGAACTCGTTTACCGACTCGGTTGCCCGAATTATCGGCAATGAGTTTATCGGCAATTCCGCTCTGGATAGTCGTTGCTCGCAGGGTGGGGGATCCAGCGATGACTGTGGAGTCGGCGGTGGAATGGAGTTTCTGCGGGGCCGAAACTTTGAGCAGGAGGTGCGCGGAAATGTCTTCGAGGACAATTTGGCTGATACCTATGCAGCTGCCAATTTCGACAAGGTCTGGCTGGATTTTAGGGAGAATATCATCCGTGACAATCGTGCCAACTTCAATCATCCCGGGATCGGGTGCGTGACAGATTCCCCTGGAACGGTGACTAGTTGCCTGATTGAGGCGAATACCTTCCATGGTAACGGTTATGTCAGTAGTAGCACCCCGACTTTGAATAATGCTGGCGTCATCAATGTAAGACGTAACAGCGCTGAGATCTATAATAATGAGATTTATGACAATGTTGGTCATTTTGCCTTGATTTTTATTCGGCATGAAGATATTGCCGGGGCAAGCACCAGCGTCGTACACAATACATTCTTCGATAATGATGCGGTCAGCCCCAACTTCGGGATTGTCTATATACGTGGGAACGGGCTGATCCAGTCCAATACTTTCCAGGAGGGGTTCAGGGCCGTTCGGATTGACGACTTTGATGTGGGCAGCACCAATATCATTCGCAACAACAATATTTTCAACACAAGCAGCGGGGTTGCGCGGATCAAGCAGCCCGATGATAGTATTGCCCAGTTCAATAGCGTGTCTAACCTGAACTCTCAGAATGAGGCCGAGGGAAATATCTCGGTAGATTCTGGCTTCGTGTCTTCAGCAGGCCAGGACTTTAGCCTTGAGGAAACCTCTCCGCTCGTTGATGCCGTCGAGTGCTTCAGTGCGGTATTCCGGGACCGACAAGGTACAGAACGACCATTTGGTGAAAATTGTGATATCGGTGCCTGGGAATTTTTCATTGATTTCACGATATTTTCCGATCGGTTTGAATCTGGTAATGCCTGGTGATCTGTAACAATATTGGTATGAAATGCCAGACAGCGCTTCCGTTAGATCGATGGATTTGACTGGCTAACTATGTCTCTCGCCAAGTATGCTGATGCACTGGGAATCAGCCATGATTTCTCTGAGCCGGCCACGACAGCTCTCGTTTTTGTGCTCGATTCCGCGTATCTTCCTGGATTGCGGACTTTGTGCTATAGCCTGTGCGTACACAAGACATTGCTTGACCTCCCGGTCGTGGTCATCAGTAATGATCCGGCCGTGGTGGAGGATGCTTTTGTGAACCTCATTGCAGATCGGGTCAGGTTGATCAGCAATGAGGAGATCGCGGAGTTCCGGGGAATATCAGCGAAGAAGGTGGAGAAGCGGCTGCGCCTGCGCTGGATCCCCAAGTACACCTACCTGAAATGGTTCATGTTCGACGAATATGGTTACGATCGGCATTTGTTTATCGATGCCGACATTGTCTGCATGAAGCCAATTGATGAACTTCTGGACATTTCGGAGGCCGATCTCGCGGGTGGACCAGTGTTCGGTAAGGGGTTGCGGCAAGATAAGGATGGGCCGTTGCCGCCCCGCCAGGTAGATCAGAAAATCTGGCGCTTCGGATTCAAAAAGTCGCCTGGCGGCACCAGACTTAATACGGGGGTTTTGTCAGTTTCAAAGAAGCTGTTAACACCGACATTCCGAAACGAACTTATTGCGTATGCTGAGCAACATCAGTTCTCGGTGGAGCAGGTGGCGGTGCGCTCGTATGTGACAGAAACACAGCAGGCAACGCTCGAGCTCATTTCACCTGTCTACAATTTCAATCACTTCTATGTGGACAGGATGTCTGCACCATTCCAGGTCAAGGCGCTGGGGCGAATCAAGCTGTTGCATTTTGCCGGTGCGATCGACAATCCCTGGACTCTTTCTGCCCCGCGCACGCTGCCGGAGTTCGTGTGGCACGAATATGAAAAGAATCGCATACGCGATGAAGCAGAGAATGGCTTTGCATGAGTAGCGGTGTGCTGACTCTTCATCTGGGCTTGCCGAAAACGGGAACGACCTGGCTCCAGGAGAAAGTGCTTCCCTCGGCCGTGGGGCTGAATGTCATCTACAAGAAGTTTCAGCCGGAGTTCTCTTATGCCATCCACAGGTTTCTTATCCATGGTGAATGGCGAGATCGCATCGATGTGAGTCAGCTTGCTGAGCTCGTGAACGCGGAGCGAACCATTTTCACGGATGAGAATGTCTCGATTCCCATGCAGGGGATCTGGACGGGGAAGGGGTGTCGCCCTGATCGGGTGGCTCATAATGCACAGTTGCTGGCGACTGAGCTGGGTGGATGCGAGATTCGGCTGATGATGACCCTGCGGCGTCAGGATACCTGGCTGGCTTCTAGATATGCAGAGTCGGCCAAGCATTTCGAAGAGCCGGGGCAGGAGGATTTTGAAAGGCTTGTCAGTCGGGTGCTGGAAAGGAATTCAAGAAGCAAGAGCTGGCTATATTTTGATCAGGTTTTCTGGGCATTTTCCGGTTTCCTGAATGAAGAGCAGATGATTTTCCTGACCCAGGAAGAGCTCGCAGAAGATCCAGATAGCTGTATGGAACGTCTGGCAGCCTTTCTGGATGTTTCGTTTTCAGAGAAGCCTGGCTTGAAAAAGAAGCGTGTAAATCGCCTCCACGTCAGGCCGAATGTGTGGAAAATGAAGAACTGGGATGATTTAAAGGTGCAGTTGCGTGAAGAGGTATCAGCAGATGTTTTGGCGCATTTTGCCGAGTCCAACCGACGGTTCACCGGGTTGACCGGGGTGGACCTGTCGGAGCTGGAATATTATTGAGTGATGAATCTTCTGGCGGAAACCTGGCGCTCTTCGTTCTGGGTCGCCCGAGTGACCTGGCGGATAATGCAGGTCTGCTGGTTGCGGACCTTTACGCTTATTTTGACCATCGCCGGCAAGAAGCTCGCGTTGCTCCTTGCCTTTTTTCTACCTCTGAAAGTTATTCTCCTTGCCGGATCTGATGGGGTTCCGAGATACTTCCAGTTCTTTATTGATCCGGCACAGAAGGACCCATGGATTGTCGGTCTATCGGTTGGGGCCGTTGCCTTCTATCTGCTTTCTTTACTGTTCGAGTATGCGGCCACTCGCATATCCGAAAGCGGAACGCGGGATATAGCGACTTCCGCCAGCCAATATTCAGTCACCAGTGAAAACCTGCGAGAAATGCAGGGGTACTACAGAAAGCTAAGCAGAGTCAATGCAGATACCCTGGTGCTTGTTCTGGGTCTGGCGCTGATCTTCTGGCTGGATTTCGTGCTGTTTCTAACAGTCGGGTCACTGATTTTTCTATTTTACCTGATACCTTTGGTGGTGCTGAGCCGAGGGGATGTGCTCAACCCCACCCGGGTGATGAGCTTCATTCTGAATCAGACATCCGTCTATCTCCAGATCGCCCTGGCTGTCACTTTTCTCGGGGGGTTTTTTGCCATCCTCTCAAGTTTTATAGGCAATGGCGAAGGCAATATTCTGATTGCGATTCTATCTTTGCTGCTGTTGCGCCAGGTTCTGGCCGGACTGTCGAGCAACGCCATGCTGCTGTCGACACTTTGGCCTTCCCGGCACCAGATTGAGCCGCTGGTTTTTCCTGAGCGCAAGATACAAAGCGAGCAGAACAAGGCCAGCCGTAATCTACGACTATTGTTCGCACCCGAGAGCAGAATAAGTGATCTCGCTCAAGCCTTGAGTTTGGGAGGCGGCGGACAAGATTCCGTATCATCAAGTTATGTCGATTGCTCGCTTTCAAAGATTTATCTGTTCAGGGTGGAGTTGAACACTAAGGACCCTGAGTCGCCGACGGTCTTGCAGCAGCAGGTTT from Wenzhouxiangella sp. AB-CW3 includes:
- a CDS encoding choice-of-anchor Q domain-containing protein, with product MKIRIILFAALLSPAAAALGNTILVPSQQPTIQAGIDAASDGDTVLIAAGSYTPGLLEVNGKSITLRGDGGSSAVILDGGGQNSLLEILHVPAPGVTIEGITFQNGQAVQTREGGCMVILNSTAEVKDSRFEGCETDPLNQSNSGGAIKISNGSTARLEGNHFEDNRSYSQGGAVHYLNSTGEVIDNTFVSNVSQGGEVSGGGGLKVTNLAGSPIEVRGNTFTDNEASFAGGAISIFDGDAEIVSNELLNNGNARFGGALHFETGPVARILELHNNLFSGNYAVDRDDPELTTDFEQVSGGAAHINFIGGSSNSFTDSVARIIGNEFIGNSALDSRCSQGGGSSDDCGVGGGMEFLRGRNFEQEVRGNVFEDNLADTYAAANFDKVWLDFRENIIRDNRANFNHPGIGCVTDSPGTVTSCLIEANTFHGNGYVSSSTPTLNNAGVINVRRNSAEIYNNEIYDNVGHFALIFIRHEDIAGASTSVVHNTFFDNDAVSPNFGIVYIRGNGLIQSNTFQEGFRAVRIDDFDVGSTNIIRNNNIFNTSSGVARIKQPDDSIAQFNSVSNLNSQNEAEGNISVDSGFVSSAGQDFSLEETSPLVDAVECFSAVFRDRQGTERPFGENCDIGAWEFFIDFTIFSDRFESGNAW
- a CDS encoding sulfotransferase domain-containing protein; its protein translation is MSSGVLTLHLGLPKTGTTWLQEKVLPSAVGLNVIYKKFQPEFSYAIHRFLIHGEWRDRIDVSQLAELVNAERTIFTDENVSIPMQGIWTGKGCRPDRVAHNAQLLATELGGCEIRLMMTLRRQDTWLASRYAESAKHFEEPGQEDFERLVSRVLERNSRSKSWLYFDQVFWAFSGFLNEEQMIFLTQEELAEDPDSCMERLAAFLDVSFSEKPGLKKKRVNRLHVRPNVWKMKNWDDLKVQLREEVSADVLAHFAESNRRFTGLTGVDLSELEYY
- a CDS encoding glycosyltransferase; translated protein: MNLKEANQAYRASQYGAAMRSYLEALVASPGLASVLRQNIQMTRRKYLASVADGPLRVVVCGWSLTHNAAGRAHLLARLYGEFAEVELVGALFPKYGDGVWPPIAEGDIEPFVFRADDQRRFVEQAMALVAEHPCQVVHLSKPRMPNMLFGLLYKLIWGARVIVDVDDNELAFRRGGLKGEMDLDPATIAALPYPDRLAGPKWTDVAVRLVSLFDGVTVSNPVLEGWYGGTVIRHARCEREFDPARVDRLAVRKKYGLPDGQRIVLFLGTPRPHKGLVETAQALARLGRDDVMMLVVGSFDADARTVQRQLNGVSGVEIRFLDDQPLSAAPELVACADVCLALQHPDSDVTNAQVPAKLSDALAMGRPALVVRNPAFADLPLDEVALFTDLSDLDQVLDRALSDEWQNDERRARIRQVFLDEFSISVNTRRLRQVVASLPDEDDPRLQNYARRILPHFPHFPEGLLGPQAAPRRQPEGEGIAAGRLDEILDQDSREGLAQALEDSDRSIAEAEQHLAESGVKPLVSIIMPTHNRAAMIAEAIQSVLEQSWAHWELLVCDDASTDATAEVVAQFDDPRIQYLKLEKQGAAAARNRGLELARGEFIAYLDSDNMWRPGYLARMLWALIEQPGRSCAYADFLDYRVDRHGGIRIKSFRRPAFDHERLLDKNYIDLNSFMHRRELYDCFGGFTESLPRRQDYDLIIKYTWLRDPLHVTDIVTLYQRNENLEQLTVTAKHQNPLVERIVDANVAGYLADGLPPAGDPAVQRVTVISWDMSRNHFSKAFAVAEALSRDYDVQLVSFRFFEEEIFPPLAGVKPPFETVYLPGREFPDFFDAMRRALARISGDVIYVVKPRLPSLGLALLARHVYGTPIVLEINDLESVVQAPGRDRAEEAMPLDQARADDPQLDNPYSHRWSLLMEWAGKQLPVLTTHNRNIDAHFGHRCLYMRNPKDERVYDPARWDRDAIRRDLGFSRSDRVILFGGLIRKHKGIYELVELVKRLGDARYKLLFVGSRISPDQKRLVAEHGDRITVLPPQDREAMARINLAADLVVLWLNPDVPASHYQMPYKATDALAMGASIVANDISDLGELARQGYLHLAPFGDWAAIEQAIRRVFADRRQRRAMQEAGQRLFRRQFSYAAMRSGFELAARRALHENPEQEEVSEAFYDFFANFYRQRCLVDEDFALPGNVAGELAEAIATPSLDELDEPETLANLPEDGVVAVLPAVHRGRGLATARRLVARAGHRLKVLMVPVASESEAVEVVDKAVSILPFHYLLVVGEGGFTGVDWLKKALAVGEGGDGQVLALNGGQAPGECSSCVMLGRAWLEQLEESISQAENLAGWISGVQQRGAEDGVLAQVPEAVVYDLAAAEQELARFEPEQTDYSPAVGWFERLRAAVWRLLGLERGSEVPDIGLRRFRDDMTQSEALATGPRRFRGDMTESEASDAGLRRFRDDRNQSEPAGDGAHRFRDGGSESEVSGAGGGRLRDGIEVIDAEQLRRLERGSADDVVVIMPSINRRRAIATARHLAQRAGMPVRIVVVLDNRRRGFVDTLNRTARRITARYLVYLAEDAVAGQDWLKISHDELEGSGKGLLAFNCGKWHGRIAAFGMVRTEWVRKCYGNQVFHGGYRAHRADNELTVIARATDEFVYCPQALLLENDPGKLVLDQGVEQSHAADRRLFRQRFSRAFDGLAEAERLAVLEAEYIDPDRSRLQSNHCRVNT
- a CDS encoding addiction module antidote protein produces the protein MGERIYDYDPAAALDSEEAISVFLADALETGDSAYVAKALGIVARAKGMSELARETGLSREQLYRSFSERGNPTLKTLLAVTRALGVDLTARPHGSTAVCERSPGRLE
- a CDS encoding type II toxin-antitoxin system YhaV family toxin, producing MRRHGWILLFHDCIVKQLQKVYEASERARRKDPEGYQGNANVRLFRALTHLMLEAIPSEPGRDEYRQGNTLGPAFRHWRRAKVGRRFRLFYRYDSRSRTIVFAWVNDQQSLRAVGSKSDPYAVFRKMLMRGNPPDDWKTLVEASRADWKM
- a CDS encoding type II toxin-antitoxin system PrlF family antitoxin, which produces MPSIREEATLTSKGQITLPKSIRQALGVTAGAKISFELRGDKVIVTRGTHAEHEDPAIGAFLAVLEADIRQGSHVGALPEDLAQAMLANLGHEVDLDEDIKGAVSL
- a CDS encoding glycosyltransferase; translation: MSLAKYADALGISHDFSEPATTALVFVLDSAYLPGLRTLCYSLCVHKTLLDLPVVVISNDPAVVEDAFVNLIADRVRLISNEEIAEFRGISAKKVEKRLRLRWIPKYTYLKWFMFDEYGYDRHLFIDADIVCMKPIDELLDISEADLAGGPVFGKGLRQDKDGPLPPRQVDQKIWRFGFKKSPGGTRLNTGVLSVSKKLLTPTFRNELIAYAEQHQFSVEQVAVRSYVTETQQATLELISPVYNFNHFYVDRMSAPFQVKALGRIKLLHFAGAIDNPWTLSAPRTLPEFVWHEYEKNRIRDEAENGFA